The window CAGTTCCTTGTGGAGTGTGCCAACCGTGAGCCCAGGGAGGTCGTCCATATCGCTGACAAGGCGTCGCCCCAGGAACCGGTTGAAACACAGCAACCGCCCCGATCGACCCATGCTCACTTCCCTGCGTGCTGCCTCGGTCGCAAGGAGCGTCTTACCCGAGCCTGCCGGACCGGTGAAGAGGACCTGCCGGTTGTCCTGCATGGCGTCTAGCGCCTCGTACTGCTCCCCGATAAAGCTGATGAGCTCCTGCTCACGTACTCGTCGTCGATCGCCAGCCACTGTCGCTAGCTCGAAACGGGGGCGCAGGATCGACGCGATCCGGTCAGTCTGGGCTTGGTCCGGACCGACACCTCCATAGGAGAAGTACTGAATTTTCGCATCGAGATGCGCGTTGCCCTCCTCGAGCGTTCGTAAGATCGCCGCCGGAACCCCCTTGCGTAGATCCTCGGAGTCCAAAACCTGCCAGTCGTGCCACTCGGTCGATGAAGGCAGCATTGTCCGCGCGCGGACTTCAGTAAACCAAGCACAGCTCAGTAGCGGAATCGAGCGCAAGTCCAGGTTCTTGGACTCGAGGAAGCCTCGCAGGCTGTGCATGGCTTCATTCGCCTGCTTGAACGGATGCCGCGCAGTCGGCCGGTCATGACCGAGCTTCCACTGACCGTCATCGAGCACGGTGATGGTCTGGTGCGACTTCACTTCGATGACGAGCACCCCGTGGTCGGGCACGACGACGACGAAGTCAGCCTCGCCTTCTACTTGGCGGACGTGCTCGGCGATGGCTAGCGAATGCAACACGATCCAGCCCTCGGTATCTGGGCTCGAGGCAAGGGCTGCATAGAGCGCCTTCTCGCCGGGCGGCGCCGATTCTGGCCGGTAGGACGGCATCATTCGAGCCATTGTGCACCCCAATCTTCGAACGGCACCCTCGCATCATGCCGTGGAACAATCACCTGATGTGGCGAGATAGCGAGGACTCGCGTCGCGATGATGCCTCGGAACCCGTCTGCCTGAACGTCCAAGCTCAAGTGCCCCTCGCGTTCCAGCTCTGATAGATCCGCCGCAGAGACTGCAACCTCCAACTTTTCCCGCACGTCGGCGATCGCCTGATGGATCAACTGACGCAGCTTGGTCGCATAACCGAAGGTTGGTTGGATTGGAATCCGTAACCACCTAAGCAGAATCTCGAAGTCATGATCGCTATTCGGGCGGACGAGGTTCGGCTCTATCCACGCCGGCGCGCGATCGGCCGTGGTCATGCCTAGTTGTCGGAGTTCACTGACAACCGCCTTTCTGCCACGCAAAGTCAGGAGCCGGGAAAGCTCATCTTTCCAAGCATGCTGAGAAGCACTGACAGATTCT is drawn from Micrococcaceae bacterium Sec5.8 and contains these coding sequences:
- a CDS encoding NERD domain-containing protein — its product is MMPSYRPESAPPGEKALYAALASSPDTEGWIVLHSLAIAEHVRQVEGEADFVVVVPDHGVLVIEVKSHQTITVLDDGQWKLGHDRPTARHPFKQANEAMHSLRGFLESKNLDLRSIPLLSCAWFTEVRARTMLPSSTEWHDWQVLDSEDLRKGVPAAILRTLEEGNAHLDAKIQYFSYGGVGPDQAQTDRIASILRPRFELATVAGDRRRVREQELISFIGEQYEALDAMQDNRQVLFTGPAGSGKTLLATEAARREVSMGRSGRLLCFNRFLGRRLVSDMDDLPGLTVGTLHKELVRIAGVQPPPGAGPDFWERELPDRAMEVLLEGGEGLVSDFLVVDEIQDIVREPYLDVLDLMVAGGLEDGRLLLFGDFERQAIFDAPAGRELLRSRVGQLTMHRLITNCRNLPRIGYQVNTFSKLQPGYQRFRRLDDGFDPSVFTYKSGSDQSEQLVSAVRTLRNDGFELNEIVVLSPLEGNSTASRTTDTWLRQVLRPADGSASRPGQLSYSTIQAFKGLEARAVVVTDIDRHTMPNFESLLYVGLTRATDRLFALIEAGTLRAALGGTV